A window of Mucilaginibacter robiniae genomic DNA:
GGTGAGGTATGGGAAGTAAAACCGCCGCTTCGTACTTCCAAACAGGGATTAAACGTAAGTTTAAAATAACTCCCTCCATTATAGATGACAAAGCCTGCCAATGTAACGTTAGCAGGCTTTTTTGTAGTTGGCTGCTTCAAGTATGCAAAGTAAATTGCAGTTTTGATGCGCCATTACCTTTTAGGTAAATATCACAAAATGTAATCCGTAACGTAGTTTAAGTTGTTAGGCTTAATTAAAAATATTAACCACTATTATTGTAAGTATGATAAGCATAAGGTAATTGCGCTTACCTGATAATTATGAGGATTTTTGTAATACTATTTACATTTATATTTAGCACCTGTGCTGCTTTTGCCCAGCAAGATAGTCTTCTGCATAAAGAAGATTCCGTGGTTGATACCCGGCTCGATCATCAACTGAACCGCATCAGGCAATTATCTGCCGAACGTTTGGCCGACTCATTAAAGCGGGAAGATTTGCAAAGGCAGGCAGCCCAGTTATCCAGTGCCGATAATATCAGAAAATCGGCTTTATTAAAAGAACTGATCAGTCTCAAGCAGCGTGATTCACTGCAACGTATTCGGCAACAGCATCAGGTAGATTCATTAAAACACTTTGTTAAAGGCTTTCCAGTAAAGCTTTTTCATCAAACCTTATTTCAGGTTTTCACTCGTCAGGGCAGCTTTACCGCCTCAGACCGGGCACAGGCTGTGCAAAACCGTATTGACAAGATAGCTGATGATTATACCTTTCAACCTGACTCATTAATACTGATTGCGGCTGAGCAAACTACAGATATCCAGTATAAAGACCGATTGCTGATTTCCGTATCAGAACAAGATGCGTTATGGCAAAACCTGACACGTGAAAAGCTGGCAATTCAATATCGTGATGCTATCCGCAATGCTATTAAGAAATATCAGCAGGAAACCCGGTGGCAAACTTTGCTGGCAGAAGGGCTAAAAGCTTTATTAATTATTGCACTGGTTATAGTGCTGATATATGGTGTTAACCGCTTGTTTAAATGGCTGCTTGCTAAACTGAGGCTCAATACTAGGGGGCTGATAAAGGGCATTCATATAAAGAGCTATGAACTGCTGAACACAGAGCAGCAGTTTCAAATTGTAGATAACATACTTAAATTGATTAGATGGACCGTTAACCTGTTAATCATCTCCTTAGCCCTGTTTACAATTTTCAGTATATTTCCATTTACCAAAGATATT
This region includes:
- a CDS encoding mechanosensitive ion channel family protein is translated as MRIFVILFTFIFSTCAAFAQQDSLLHKEDSVVDTRLDHQLNRIRQLSAERLADSLKREDLQRQAAQLSSADNIRKSALLKELISLKQRDSLQRIRQQHQVDSLKHFVKGFPVKLFHQTLFQVFTRQGSFTASDRAQAVQNRIDKIADDYTFQPDSLILIAAEQTTDIQYKDRLLISVSEQDALWQNLTREKLAIQYRDAIRNAIKKYQQETRWQTLLAEGLKALLIIALVIVLIYGVNRLFKWLLAKLRLNTRGLIKGIHIKSYELLNTEQQFQIVDNILKLIRWTVNLLIISLALFTIFSIFPFTKDISVALLGYIALPLKRIGLAVWSYIPDLITILVIVVIFRYVLRFFNYIKVEIAKGRLTIPGFYPDWANPTYQILRVLIFAFMLIVIFPYLPGSDTPIFKGVSVFVGVLFTFGSAGALNNLVAGLVLTYMRAFKLGDRVKINEVTGDIVEKTLLVTRIRTIQNEIISIPNSMVMGSYTVNYSSEASTNGLIINTTVTIGYDVPWRQVHQLLIEAALATPIIEPEPTPYVLQTSLDDYYVSYRINAFVKQPNKQAVIYSALHQNIQDKFNEAGIEIMSPHYRAVRDGSIPAMPSEYPPENEMTSPAQPKQS